A part of Miscanthus floridulus cultivar M001 chromosome 6, ASM1932011v1, whole genome shotgun sequence genomic DNA contains:
- the LOC136461502 gene encoding S-type anion channel SLAH2-like isoform X2 has protein sequence MAASPGYSPFLPSSAPLVGRSVSISLPASPTGGFDVSSRMEAELQRERDAAVTDAPPRMMMMPPRAPAASAAMALAQPSKMVFRSQPIPAAPAEGDGANRGHDDFARSASAPYAAATAPPAKERRDSRDTSYDSFKTWSGKLEKQITTHLLGSSRLPPAQQQPQQGEEPEEEDAASDLRNSSMPRVQRFFAALEGPELDKLRSSEELILPSDKTWPFLLRFPVSAFGMCLGMSSQAILWKRIAISASTRFLHITVKINLVLWCVSVALMLAVSALYACKLVFYFEAVRREYYHPIRVNFFFAPWIACLFLAIGVPDLVAATLPHWLWYVLMAPIVCLELKIYGQWISGGQRRLSRVANPSNHLSIVGNFVGALLGGIMGLKEGPMFFFAVGLAHYIVLFVTLYQRLPTSETLPRDLHPVFFLFVAAPSVACLAWAWITGEFGYGSRVAYFIAMFLYASLAVRINLFRGFGFSLAWWAYTFPMTSAAIASIRYSSEVKNAFTQCMCIGLSAAATLAVAALFLTTVLHAVVHRDLFPNDISIAITERRRSKPLVGEKMLLRLRSAGGRKKLQRALSTAPSDAADLEAARVATTTSYT, from the exons ATGGCCGCGTCCCCGGGGTACTCGCCGTTCCTGCCGTCGTCCGCGCCCCTCGTGGGGCGCTCGGTTTCGATCAGCCTGCCGGCGTCGCCGACCGGCGGGTTCGACGTCTCCAGCAGGATGGAGGCGGAGCTACAGCGGGAGCGGGACGCCGCCGTCACGGACGCGCCGCCgcggatgatgatgatgccgccGCGCGCCCCGGCGGcgtcggcggccatggcgctcgCGCAGCCTAGCAAGATGGTGTTCCGGTCCCAGCCGATCCCCGCTGCGCCGGCGGAGGGCGACGGCGCCAACCGGGGCCACGACGACTTCGCCCGGAGCGCATCGGCGCCgtacgcggcggcgacggcgccacCGGCCAAGGAGCGCAGGGACAGCAGGGACACCAGCTACGACTCGTTCAAGACGTGGTCGGGCAAGCTGGAGAAGCAGATCACCACGCACCTGCTCGGCAGCAGCAGGCTGCCGCCGGCGCAGCAACAGCCGCAGCAGGGGGAGGAGCCGGAGGAAGAAGACGCGGCGAGCGACCTCCGCAACTCCTCCATGCCCAGAGTGCAGCGCTTCTTCGCCGCGCTGGAAGGCCCCGAGCTCGACAAGCTGAGG TCCTCGGAGGAGCTGATCCTGCCGTCCGACAAGACGTGGCCGTTCCTGCTCCGGTTCCCGGTGTCGGCGTTCGGCATGTGCCTGGGCATGAGCAGCCAGGCCATCCTGTGGAAGCGGATCGCCATCTCGGCGTCCACGCGGTTCCTGCACATCACCGTCAAGATCAACCTGGTGCTGTGGTGCGTCTCCGTCGCGCTCATGCTCGCCGTGTCCGCGCTCTACGCCTGCAAGCTCGTCTTCTACTTCGAGGCGGTGCGGCGCGAGTACTACCACCCGATCCGCGTCAACTTCTTCTTCGCGCCGTGGATCGCGTGCCTGTTCCTGGCGATCGGGGTGCCGGACCTGGTGGCGGCGACGCTCCCGCACTGGCTCTGGTACGTGCTCATGGCGCCCATCGTGTGCCTGGAGCTCAAGATCTACGGGCAGTGGATCTCCGGCGGGCAGCGGCGGCTGTCCCGCGTGGCGAACCCGTCCAACCACCTCTCCATCGTCGGAAACTTCGTCGGCGCGCTGCTGGGCGGCATCATGGGGCTCAAGGAGGGGCCCATGTTCTTCTTCGCCGTCGGGCTGGCGCACTACATCGTGCTGTTCGTGACGCTATACCAGCGGCTGCCGACGAGCGAGACGCTGCCCCGGGACCTGCACCCGGTGTTCTTCCTGTTCGTGGCGGCGCCCAGCGTGGCGTGCCTGGCTTGGGCGTGGATCACCGGCGAGTTCGGCTACGGCTCCCGCGTCGCCTACTTCATCGCCATGTTCCTGTACGCGTCGCTGGCCGTGCGCATCAACCTGTTCCGAGGGTTCGGCTTCTCGCTGGCGTGGTGGGCCTACACGTTCCCGATGACCAGCGCGGCCATCGCGTCCATCCGCTACTCGTCTGAGGTGAAGAACGCGTTCACGCAGTGCATGTGCATCGGCCTGTCGGCGGCCGCGACGCTGGCCGTGGCGGCGCTCTTCCTCACCACGGTGCTGCACGCGGTGGTGCACCGCGACCTCTTCCCCAACGACATCTCCATCGCCATCACGGAGCGCCGGCGCAGCAAGCCCCTCGTCGGGGAGAAGATGCTGCTCCGCCTGCGCAGTGCCGGCGGCCGCAAGAAGCTGCAGCGGGCGCTCTCCACCGCCCCCTCCGACGCcgccgacctcgaggccgcgcgCGTCGCCACGACGACATCGTACACGTAG
- the LOC136461502 gene encoding S-type anion channel SLAH2-like isoform X1: MARCSTCDRFSRFMETDEFAVPPRPALVHPDAVGVRIPSSVFSPEEPAAFRERERRHGGDDMAASPGYSPFLPSSAPLVGRSVSISLPASPTGGFDVSSRMEAELQRERDAAVTDAPPRMMMMPPRAPAASAAMALAQPSKMVFRSQPIPAAPAEGDGANRGHDDFARSASAPYAAATAPPAKERRDSRDTSYDSFKTWSGKLEKQITTHLLGSSRLPPAQQQPQQGEEPEEEDAASDLRNSSMPRVQRFFAALEGPELDKLRSSEELILPSDKTWPFLLRFPVSAFGMCLGMSSQAILWKRIAISASTRFLHITVKINLVLWCVSVALMLAVSALYACKLVFYFEAVRREYYHPIRVNFFFAPWIACLFLAIGVPDLVAATLPHWLWYVLMAPIVCLELKIYGQWISGGQRRLSRVANPSNHLSIVGNFVGALLGGIMGLKEGPMFFFAVGLAHYIVLFVTLYQRLPTSETLPRDLHPVFFLFVAAPSVACLAWAWITGEFGYGSRVAYFIAMFLYASLAVRINLFRGFGFSLAWWAYTFPMTSAAIASIRYSSEVKNAFTQCMCIGLSAAATLAVAALFLTTVLHAVVHRDLFPNDISIAITERRRSKPLVGEKMLLRLRSAGGRKKLQRALSTAPSDAADLEAARVATTTSYT, from the exons ATGGCGCGGTGCTCTACGTGCGATC GTTTCTCGAGGTTCATGGAGACGGACGAGTTCGCGGTGCCGCCACGTCCCGCGCTCGTGCACCCGGACGCCGTCGGCGTCCGCATCCCGTCGAGCGTATTCTCCCCCGAGGAGCCGGCGGCGTTCAGG GAACGAGAGCGGCGACACGGAGGTGATGACATGGCCGCGTCCCCGGGGTACTCGCCGTTCCTGCCGTCGTCCGCGCCCCTCGTGGGGCGCTCGGTTTCGATCAGCCTGCCGGCGTCGCCGACCGGCGGGTTCGACGTCTCCAGCAGGATGGAGGCGGAGCTACAGCGGGAGCGGGACGCCGCCGTCACGGACGCGCCGCCgcggatgatgatgatgccgccGCGCGCCCCGGCGGcgtcggcggccatggcgctcgCGCAGCCTAGCAAGATGGTGTTCCGGTCCCAGCCGATCCCCGCTGCGCCGGCGGAGGGCGACGGCGCCAACCGGGGCCACGACGACTTCGCCCGGAGCGCATCGGCGCCgtacgcggcggcgacggcgccacCGGCCAAGGAGCGCAGGGACAGCAGGGACACCAGCTACGACTCGTTCAAGACGTGGTCGGGCAAGCTGGAGAAGCAGATCACCACGCACCTGCTCGGCAGCAGCAGGCTGCCGCCGGCGCAGCAACAGCCGCAGCAGGGGGAGGAGCCGGAGGAAGAAGACGCGGCGAGCGACCTCCGCAACTCCTCCATGCCCAGAGTGCAGCGCTTCTTCGCCGCGCTGGAAGGCCCCGAGCTCGACAAGCTGAGG TCCTCGGAGGAGCTGATCCTGCCGTCCGACAAGACGTGGCCGTTCCTGCTCCGGTTCCCGGTGTCGGCGTTCGGCATGTGCCTGGGCATGAGCAGCCAGGCCATCCTGTGGAAGCGGATCGCCATCTCGGCGTCCACGCGGTTCCTGCACATCACCGTCAAGATCAACCTGGTGCTGTGGTGCGTCTCCGTCGCGCTCATGCTCGCCGTGTCCGCGCTCTACGCCTGCAAGCTCGTCTTCTACTTCGAGGCGGTGCGGCGCGAGTACTACCACCCGATCCGCGTCAACTTCTTCTTCGCGCCGTGGATCGCGTGCCTGTTCCTGGCGATCGGGGTGCCGGACCTGGTGGCGGCGACGCTCCCGCACTGGCTCTGGTACGTGCTCATGGCGCCCATCGTGTGCCTGGAGCTCAAGATCTACGGGCAGTGGATCTCCGGCGGGCAGCGGCGGCTGTCCCGCGTGGCGAACCCGTCCAACCACCTCTCCATCGTCGGAAACTTCGTCGGCGCGCTGCTGGGCGGCATCATGGGGCTCAAGGAGGGGCCCATGTTCTTCTTCGCCGTCGGGCTGGCGCACTACATCGTGCTGTTCGTGACGCTATACCAGCGGCTGCCGACGAGCGAGACGCTGCCCCGGGACCTGCACCCGGTGTTCTTCCTGTTCGTGGCGGCGCCCAGCGTGGCGTGCCTGGCTTGGGCGTGGATCACCGGCGAGTTCGGCTACGGCTCCCGCGTCGCCTACTTCATCGCCATGTTCCTGTACGCGTCGCTGGCCGTGCGCATCAACCTGTTCCGAGGGTTCGGCTTCTCGCTGGCGTGGTGGGCCTACACGTTCCCGATGACCAGCGCGGCCATCGCGTCCATCCGCTACTCGTCTGAGGTGAAGAACGCGTTCACGCAGTGCATGTGCATCGGCCTGTCGGCGGCCGCGACGCTGGCCGTGGCGGCGCTCTTCCTCACCACGGTGCTGCACGCGGTGGTGCACCGCGACCTCTTCCCCAACGACATCTCCATCGCCATCACGGAGCGCCGGCGCAGCAAGCCCCTCGTCGGGGAGAAGATGCTGCTCCGCCTGCGCAGTGCCGGCGGCCGCAAGAAGCTGCAGCGGGCGCTCTCCACCGCCCCCTCCGACGCcgccgacctcgaggccgcgcgCGTCGCCACGACGACATCGTACACGTAG